The Pseudomonadota bacterium sequence TCCTAGTAGCTGGCACCTTGCGGTGCCAGCTCGAATAAAATTCAACCGTGGGAGCTGCTCTGCAAGGGGCAGATCGATCGGTGGTGCTGGTTCCAAAGGGGTGAGGCAAAAGGTAAGTGGCTTCTGGCGGCCGTGTTTGCGTTGGCAACTTTAATGCTAATGGCTTGAAGGTCAACGATGACAACGACGACAACGACAATGACAACATCGGTCGTGCTCTTGCCCGGAACTTCTATCTCCCTTTTTTATTTCATGCTTTTTAGCCATCCGCCCAGCATTCGACCGATTTCGTCGATCTGCTCTTGAAGGGCGAGGTAGCGTTTCCTATCGATTACTTTGACGTCAGAAGCGAGACGCACAATAATCCTGAGCACGTCGAGTGAGCTGCTAACCAGGATGAGCTTTTCTCGTCGCTCAGCCTGAGGCAGGTATGTAATTAAGATAAGCCCTTGTAGCGCATCGAGGCAGGAGTTCTCGCAGCGCTGCCACAAGGTATATCGAGATTGTTTGGGAATGTTTTTGCTTGTTTCGTAGAGAGCACGATAGAGGTCGTAGGTACGTTGAACTAGTGGCGTATCGAATATTTGCATAAGGCTTCTCCGTATGGGGGCTGTTAATCCCGGGTTATTTGACGAGCTTACCTCATCTGAGGCTTTGTTTGCTGCCTGGGATGTTTTTTGTCGCGGCAAGCGTCAGCGAGCCGATGTTCAAAAATTTTGGCGACGACTAGAGGGTAATATCTTTGCCATTCGACGTGAACTGATAGCCGGTACATATCAGCACGGTGCCTACGACTCGTTTTTCATACACGACCCGAAGCATCGCCATATTCGCAAGGCTGGAGTGCGAGACCGCATAGTTCACCAGGTGGTTCACACCTGGTTGGTTCGGATCTGTGAGCCGTGCCTCATTCATGACCTTTATTCAGGCAGGGATGGAAAGGGTACGCACGCTGGCGTGAATGCCTTAGAGCGGATGACCTACAAAGTTAGCAGAAACTATTCCCGACCTTGCTGGGCGCTGAAGTGTGACATCCGCAAATTCTATGACTCTGTGTGTCACTCGATTCTTATGAGGCTGGTGGCCAAGCGAATTCGAGATAGGAGCGTGTTGAAATTAGTAAGGGAGATCGTCGAAAGTTTTCATACTGAAGGGGTGCCGGGTACCGGATTGCCGATAGGAAACGTAACGTCCCAGATCTTTACGAATATCTACCTTAACGAGCTTGATCAGTTTGTAAAGCATCGATTGAGAGTAGAACACTACGCGAGGTTCTCAGATGATTTTGTTCTTTTGTCTGAGCGCCGAGCTGACTTGGTTCAGTGGCTTCAAGAGATAGAGATCTTCTTAGAACAGGAACTTAAATTGGCCCTACATCAGCGCAAAGTGTCGATTCGACCCCTCCATCAAGGAATCGACTTCTTAGGATATGTGCTTCTGCCTTACCATAGGGTTATGAGGAGCTCTACGAGAAGGCGAATGATTCGCCGCTTGTCAGGAAGGCAGGAGGAGGCGCTGCTGGATGGAAGAGCTCCAGCAGCGCTGAGGCAGTCGATGAGTTCCTATCTTGGAATGCTTTCTCATGCGAACACCTTTAGATTGCAATGTTTGGTCAGAAACCGGTTTAGCAGTGCGCGAGATAGAGATTGTGGGTTCCTCACCAATAAGTGTGGGTGAGAAGCTACTGGATGATGGCATAACTATGCGTGGCAGTTGGAAGAAAAGCCGGTCGAAGAATGTAAGATAATGGATGCTGAATCCCTGCGCTGGAACGTGCGCTGCTTCCCGCGCAGGGGTTTCCCATCTAATGTACCGACACTTATCGGTGAGGAACCAAAATTCCTACGAGTCTTTTGAGCATCTTGGCAGCCATGCTGTCAAAGCTGGTTTTTAAGGGTTACCCGGTATCGGAGCGGGGGCAGGTAACGGGAAGCGGTTCACGTTCCCGCGCAGGGGTTTTCCATCTAATGAACCCACACTTATCGGTGAGGAACCAGATTGTGGTGTTGTTAGTTTGTCGGATCGTTGAGGAGATCTTTAATGAGGGCAACGCTACGGCGCAGGCAATTAAATCTGAAATATATTTTTGCCCGAAGAAAACGCACCATTATCGCGCGGATGCGCGACAAAACAACAACTATAGCTCCTCAAACCAGAAAAATTGCCACACGATCTTGTGTGACGCTTTTTTTGGGAGGAGCTATAGTTTATGTTGAGTGGGGTTAAGCCGAGGCCTTTGGAGATCACGCGACGATTAATCCCTGCCATAATTGTTGCAAGAATTACCTCCAGGGTAAGATCTCAATGGCACCGAAACGATCTGAGAGAATTTTAGGCTGCTGATCAAACGACACTAAGATGCGCCGCTTAATCGCTCCATCTTCGCGCACTATAGATAGGTTTTTGCCCTCGACAAGGGCAGTTTTGCTGGAGCTCTTAATCTCCAGCGCGACCTCCTTGTCATTGAGGATAAAATCCACCTCCTGCTTGTTAGAGGTTCTCCAAAAGCGAACTTCATCGAGAAGAGGGGGTCACCTCTGAATCTCATCGATAACGATCGGCTGGCGAGCTTCCTGGGCAGTTGATAGGACGGCATACCTCTCCCTAAGAAGGGCTTGATTGCTCGCATACTCGGAATATATGTCGCTCTTTAGGAGGTCTATATACACAGCATAGGGCAGGTTATGTCGGATCCAGCTGCTTTTACCGTCCTTTCTAGGACCCCAGAGAAACACATTTTACTATGTAAAATCAGGTAGTTGTAGCAATCGACTGAAAATATGCATATATAGGTAGTTTTATCTAGATTAAGCGCCTTGTTAAGGATGTTCGTATGGCGGCTGAGTGTGGCAGCCCGCGTTTGGGAATCTATAGTTTTCTGTGGGGGGGGATCATAAACGTTTAATTGATGCGGCTATGTCGGATCATTCAAGCCTAAACGCCAGAAGTAATCTATGTATATACAGGCTGTTAGCCGTATAATGCTAAATTGATAGTAGATTAGGTATATTTATGGTATATATAGCATATGGATTTTGAGTTCGATCCCAGTAAGAGCGAATCTAATAAAGAGAAGCATGGGATTGACTTTGAGGAGGCCAAGGCTCTTTGGAATGACCCTCATCTATTGGAGATTGAGGCGCAAACAATAGGGGAATCGCGCTTTCTCCTGATCGGCAAGATCGCAGACAAGCACTGGAGCGCTGTGATTACGTACCGCAGAGAGAAAATAAGAATTATCTCGGTGAGACGCTCGCGAAAAGAAGAGGTGGAACTATATGAAGAAAATTAAAACTAAAGACTTCGATGCGGCATTTGATCGAGGTGAAGATGTCACTAAGCATCTCGATAAACCAAAGGTGCGCAGGGTAAATGCAGAACTACGTCGTGTTAATATTGATTTCCCTATCTGGGTAATTTCAAGTCTGGACAAAGAAGCTCGACGCCTAGGAATTACGCGACAATCTCTTGTAAAAATGTGGATTGCTGAGAAGTTTGATCGGAACAACCAAGCGTCTGATTGATCTGTTTTGCCTCTGATGGAAATGAGGTGAGAGCCAGGGTGGACGAAAGCGAATGGTATTACGGGGAGGCGTTAGCCCTGGGAACGCCGTTCTTCCTCCTTCGCGCAAGCTTCGGCGGGACAAGCCAGAATGGCTAGGTACAAATGCTCAGGTAGCTTATCTTTTTCGTGGCCGGCCTAGAGACCGACGCCCACTATCACTATGATCAACGGACTATGAGAGCGCCTTAATAGCCTCTTCAACGCCGTGCTGTGCATAGAACGGGTCGAAGTTAAAAACAGCCTCAGAGAAGAGCGCGATCGCGCGCGAGTTGTCTTTGTCGTTTAGAGCGCCTAGTCCATCAGCTAGATAGGTATTAACGAGCTCAAGGTTACTCGGAGCAAAGCTCAGATAGTGCGACCCGTCGTTTACCTTACGGGACTCATACACCTGAAGACTCGAAACTAAGTTAGCAACTGCACCGAGGGTTTCACCCGTGCTGTTCTGAATTAGGCCCTTTAATGCAAAGTAGCGTGGGCTCTCCTCAAGGGACTCGCTGCATTGTAGGCACTGAGCCGCGGTAGTAGCATCTCCAAAACGGAGAAAGAGCGCAGCTAGGGAGTGGTACGATGCTGCCGCACTCTCATTACTATAAGAGAGCCAGTTATGTCGTGGAAAGAGCTCCTCAATGTTCAGCGCATCAACGGCGCAGTTTAAGCAACGGGCAAGCGCCTCGCTAGAGAGCTCGGTTAAGCGCGCGGCGTCGCTAGAAGAGATTGCTGGGTTAGCTACACGGGAGCTTCTGATTAGATCTCCATCTGAGAGCGATAAGATCAGGGTCTGCGCGATATACTCAGCTACTGAAGCGCAGGTTGTAGGTCGAGTGGCGCTCAGGGCGTAACGAGTTGTAGCAACACATACCATCGGCCAAGTGCTGTTATTCTGCAGCGACTCTACGATTGAATCAGAGCTCATCTCCGGAAGCTCCAGGATCGAACGACCCGCACATGGTTCGTAAATAGTATGTTCAAGCACTGAGCTATTCTCTTGCTCTGCTGCCATACGCGAGAGGTCGTTCGCTTCAAAGCTAAGGGTTGAGCTGATAATAAGGACGCGCTTACTCGATGCAGCGTTAATCGCTTGGGCTAGGCCATCAATAAGATTGTTGGCTGTAATCCAATTGCACGGCGTTGTAGATGAGGCCGCAGGCTGAGCCTCTACTCTGGTGCTGATAACCGTTATATCAGCGCAGCTCTTAACGGCGCTAAGCATCTGTATTAGCCCCTCGGTAGAAGCCTGTGTTTGCGAGTCATCAACTATAAGAGCGCTGAGCATATAAACCCCAACTAACCTTTAACCCCAGTCCTAAAGCACCGGTATATAGGTCAATACGATGCGTTGGGAGCAGGAGGGGTTGCAGGAAATTGCAGGATACAAGTTGGCCTAGCGCGCAGCATCGATCTGAGAGGCTTCAAGTTTCAGGTAGTTAAGCAGAACTGGAGCTAGGATCATACCTGGGATGCCTGCCAAGCGCTCTCCTATCAGAAGGCAGAGCAGGGTTAGCCACATCGGATTTTTAATGCGGCCGCCGATTATCTTGCTGTTCAGAAAGTACTCAAACTTGTGCAGCACGATTAGGTAGCTCAGCGATATCAGGGCAAGATTCACTGATTGAGTTAACCCGATACAGAAGATTACAGAGTTGCTTATTAAGTTACCGACTATCGGAAGAAGTCCACATAGGAACGTAACAACTACTATAACAAATGAGTACGGTAGCGGGGTATCAAAGATCGACAAAGTCAGGAGGAAGAGGCTGGTAAAGATGGTGTTTACCGACGAGATAATAAGCTGCGCCCCCATAACCGTATGAAAGCTATCGAATAGCCGCCGAAAGCGTGTAGCTAACTGAGAGGCGAACATTGAGTACAAATTATCTTTAATCGCATAGCTACCGCTGCCCAGATCGATTGAGCCGCACGAAAAGATCCCGCAGGTAACAACGAGACCGATAATTATGTAGATAAACTCCTTAGAGAATATGGTGGCGAACTTAAAGGCTGAATGCATCTGCGAGTTTATATTTTTTAATAAAAACGCTTTGAGGGTCTCGCTATCAGTAAAGGGTGGGGTAACTCCATACTGGTTGGCATAGTCTATTGTAAGCGGAATCGCCTTATTGGCAGCCATCGGCAGGGCGCGCACCGCTTCTGTAATAAAGTGTCCGAAAAGATAAAAGACGGTCAGCACTAAAATAGAGAAGGCCAGGATCGCAAGCCCCTTCGGTAGAAACCTCCCTATATAGTGTAGCGTCAAATATCCAAACAGGATCGTAATAAAGGGGGTGGCTAATTTGAATACGAAGATCCCCACCACTATCAGGAAGATTAGAATAAAGGAGGCCTTTTGGAGGTTAGGGAGGCTTGTTTTAGGTAGGTTATTCATACTTGATATCTCACTGTTTTCACGACCATCCTAATCTAACCTAACTTAAAGGTATTCAGAAAGGCAGATGGTTACGATGTTTTGAGTTTGAGATCGATTTGATATATTTTAGAACACGCTCCCAACGGAGAAGTGAAGTCGTACCGAGGACTCCCCCTCCTGACGGTCAATCGGGTGTCCTACATCAAATCCGATCGGGCCAATCGGAGAGCGATATTGGAATCCTCCCCCAACGCCCTCCCTAATATCCGATAATTCAAAGCTTTCATGTCGTAGAAATACGTTTCCAAGATCCATAAAGAGATGGGTGCTAAATGAATCAAAGAGCAGGTATTGGAACTGGGTCTTTGCCGCTAGAAGGGTATCGCCCCCTATAACAGCTCCATCTGAACCGAGTGGCCCAAGGGAGTTCTCCCTAAATCCGCGCACAGTGGTTCGTCCTCCAAGATAGAAACGTTGTGTAATCGGAATCTCCGTTGTGTCGCCAAAGGGTTGCGAGATACCCGCCGATCCTCCAAGGCCCAATGAAAAGCGTGGACCAAGGGGAGTGAGGGGCACGATCCTAGTCGTCTTGGCCAGGATTGTAGCGAAATTAGCCTCAGATCCGATCGCCTCGAGTGAGAGCTTTGGTTCAAGGGTCATCGTGTAGCCGGAGTTTGGGAGGAGGGGGTTATCGCGATGATCGAACTTTATAACGCTTGATAAGAAGCTTAACCGGACGAAGCCATCATCGAGTGGGCCGATAATAGCACCAGGCTCTACATTAACGAGGTGATCCAACGCCAGGGAGTGTCCCGCCGACATACTTATACCGGAGGAGAATTGGCGGAACAGATAGGATCCAAAAAGCATTCGGTCGAGATCGAACGCTTGAGTTGTAAGGTCCTGGCGTTGATAGCGGGCCTCCTCAGTTAGGGAGTAATCTGAATCTGCAAGGGATGGTACAAGGTAGCGCAGGCTCGTAAATCCCTGGCTTATATTGTCGGAGCCGGAGGAGTTTATGTCAGCCTGATCAAGGTAGGTATCAACCCGCAGAGAGAGGCTCCTGCCATCAGCAAAGAGCGACTTATCAACCGCTTCTCCGAAGAGGTGTAGCCCGAACTCAGAATTCGCACCGGTGCCTATCTCAAGGGTCTGTAGTGGGCGCTCAACAAGGCGGATCGTAATGGACTCCCCCTGGCTATCGATAGTGCCATCTGTTGCTACGATCTCAACCCGCGAAAAGAGACTAGAACGCAGCAGATCGCGCTTTGTTTGGTTTATAGTCTCAAAATTGTAGGGATCGCCAATCTTAAAGCTAGTATAGCTCGTTGCAGTCTCAATCGAGATGCGTGTCAGCCCTTCGTATGAGATAGAGCTGATATAGCTTCTTTGTCCAGGTTCTACAGTGAGCTCAATTGAGTTGTTATTAGCTGGGGTATCGCTAACAACAGAGGGGAAGGGGAAGCCTTCGTTCTTAAGGGTATCAACTATCTGTTCGATGTATTTATTGATACGAGGGAATGAGGCAGGAGTAGTTGGAGTGATTGGTTGCTGTATTAGCGGTGGAAATCCGAGGGTGGTGATGTGTTCTATAACTTGAGAGTCACCCTCTGATACTGTGTATATAATGGCGAGTGAATTGCCACCCCGTATCGGTTCAATCTGGTAGGATGCCTGTGCTGTGGTAAAGCCCTCCTGCTTGAATACCGTTATGAGAACATCCCGTAACGCATCAAGTTGATCTGGGATCGCGTATTCCGGCTTAAGCAGATTCCGCTGCTCGGCAAATCCAAGTTCCTCCATGACCTGTTCAATCCTGTCCAGGGAGAGATGCTCGTTTCCCTGGATAGTAAGACGCCCTACCTTGGTTGGAGACTCCTCTGCAATAGTTATCTCGTAGCTTAAACGTGCAGGATTAGAGCGGTCCTCCTTATACGTTACCTGTACGAAGAGATATCCACGCTCCTGATACATATGCTCGATGTTTTGCACGAGCAGTTTGATGGTGTTGTTACCGAACGGTCGCTTACGAGAGAATAGATCTATTGAGTCTAGGAAATCATTGGCAGAAAAAAGGCTATTTCCCTTAAAAACAAATGAGATCGGCTCACGAATATCTGCGCTAATAGTAAGCTCTGCTGTAGTCGTGTCAGGAACGTTGCGATAGCTGGGTGATATGCGGGCCGCAATGTATCCCTCATTACGCAGCGCAAGTACGAGCTCCCCTTCGAGTCTATTTGCGATTAGCGAGGTTGCTGTGTCGCCCTGCTTAGCAACTGAGTGAATGCGTTTGCTGATCTCTGGGGAGAGTGCGTCGCCATCGGTAGAGATGCTGGAGATAGTAAACTGTGCACCCTCATCAACGAGCACCAGCAATTGATGGCAGTACGTATCGCTATCGGTACAGGTAATATTTGCGGTTGCGTTTCGAAAGCCCTGGTTGTGCATGTACTGCACTATGTCGCGTTGGATAGAGGTAAGGCTGGCCGCATCGTTACGAACGCGGGAGCCCGCGCCAAGACGGGCTGCAGCGAGGATGCTCTCTTCGTTAAACTCATTTAGCCCCTCAACTGTAAAGGTAATAAAGGTAGATTGCTCGGAGAGGATCGTATGGGTCAGATCAGCGCTAAAGATAGTATTTTTCTGTGTGCTGACGGTCTGCAGGAAGGAGCTTACGTTGAGCGTAGGGGTTAGGTTGTATACAGCACCGGCTCTGGAGCTACTTACAGTACCGAGCAAGCTCTCTCCAACTAGAGCGAAGCGGGGAGCGATCTTTTTCTTAGCTACAACCGCAGGCTCGATTGAGCCGGTAAAGGGATTATAGGCCGGTTCAAATGATAGCACGTCGATCTTCGAAAGATTCGAGAAGAACGAACCGATACTGCTAAATGAGGAGGTAGATAGGAAGAACCTCTGATCATCGCCAAACTGATCCCCGAGCCTGTTGGCCATCGTTCTTCCGGTTAGTGAGCGACTCGATGTTATAAGGAGGAGCAGATCACTCTGAGAGAGGCCGCGGTCGGAGGAGAGCACTATACGGGGGGCGGTAAGGGGGCCATTAGCTTCGAGAATGACCAGGATGTTATCGCCGGAAGGGGTACGCAGGCTACCCTCACTTGCAATGGAGATGGTTGGGGTAAGGGCGCCTGGTCTAAAGGCGAGAGATCCAGAGGTGATCTCAAAGCGATTACCCTTGAGCCCTACCCAACCGCTTAAGATCTGCATGCTTCCAGTAAGTGCTGGCTCAGAGACCGACTGCGAGGCATGAATTTGAGTATTCAGCTCGGCGCTAAAGAACGGTGTGATGACAAAGATGTTGCGTGGCGCATGGATCTGCACATCAAGATCTATGTCGACCGGCTTTTTCCCCACCTGTGGTTGAATCCGGCGAGGCAGAAAATACCCAGAGATCGCATTCATTAGGATCTGGTTCATGTTAAAGTCTTTCTTGATCTCGGCGAAGTCTATTGCGATATCGCCACTTAAGATCTGGCGTTTGTCTTTACCGGAACCAAGCGCCAGATCGCCGGAGAAGGTGATTGAGGTATCATTAATCGGTTCAATGGTAACCTCCTGCATGTGTGCGGTCAGGGTTGATCGCTCAAATTCTGCAAGTAATAGAGTTCCGCCTAGCTCGAAGGTGCCGGTATTAACAACACCCCGTAGATCTTGAAGCCTGACCCGATCCCCCTCGAGATTAAATATACCTGAAACGTTATGAGCTTCTAAATCCGGCGATTGAAGACCGAACTCACCCTTGGATAGCTCGGCGATACCGGCAAAAGATGGCTGATTAATGGGGCCCTTAGCG is a genomic window containing:
- the avd gene encoding diversity-generating retroelement protein Avd, giving the protein MQIFDTPLVQRTYDLYRALYETSKNIPKQSRYTLWQRCENSCLDALQGLILITYLPQAERREKLILVSSSLDVLRIIVRLASDVKVIDRKRYLALQEQIDEIGRMLGGWLKSMK
- a CDS encoding reverse transcriptase/maturase family protein is translated as MGAVNPGLFDELTSSEALFAAWDVFCRGKRQRADVQKFWRRLEGNIFAIRRELIAGTYQHGAYDSFFIHDPKHRHIRKAGVRDRIVHQVVHTWLVRICEPCLIHDLYSGRDGKGTHAGVNALERMTYKVSRNYSRPCWALKCDIRKFYDSVCHSILMRLVAKRIRDRSVLKLVREIVESFHTEGVPGTGLPIGNVTSQIFTNIYLNELDQFVKHRLRVEHYARFSDDFVLLSERRADLVQWLQEIEIFLEQELKLALHQRKVSIRPLHQGIDFLGYVLLPYHRVMRSSTRRRMIRRLSGRQEEALLDGRAPAALRQSMSSYLGMLSHANTFRLQCLVRNRFSSARDRDCGFLTNKCG
- a CDS encoding BrnT family toxin, whose translation is MDFEFDPSKSESNKEKHGIDFEEAKALWNDPHLLEIEAQTIGESRFLLIGKIADKHWSAVITYRREKIRIISVRRSRKEEVELYEEN
- a CDS encoding CopG family transcriptional regulator; translation: MKTKDFDAAFDRGEDVTKHLDKPKVRRVNAELRRVNIDFPIWVISSLDKEARRLGITRQSLVKMWIAEKFDRNNQASD
- a CDS encoding AI-2E family transporter, with the protein product MNNLPKTSLPNLQKASFILIFLIVVGIFVFKLATPFITILFGYLTLHYIGRFLPKGLAILAFSILVLTVFYLFGHFITEAVRALPMAANKAIPLTIDYANQYGVTPPFTDSETLKAFLLKNINSQMHSAFKFATIFSKEFIYIIIGLVVTCGIFSCGSIDLGSGSYAIKDNLYSMFASQLATRFRRLFDSFHTVMGAQLIISSVNTIFTSLFLLTLSIFDTPLPYSFVIVVVTFLCGLLPIVGNLISNSVIFCIGLTQSVNLALISLSYLIVLHKFEYFLNSKIIGGRIKNPMWLTLLCLLIGERLAGIPGMILAPVLLNYLKLEASQIDAAR
- a CDS encoding translocation/assembly module TamB domain-containing protein → MKRISGTTLALIGLFFGLSAGLGVVMLKYYIVQEVVDALDEEVKKACDCKLEFDSFSLSFFGRNGRATNVRIVENGVPRLWFDEVTTDVNIDQIREKKVYLENLVLSNGTADGVGPDSVTFRFIDQLTTPLPPEKQKADRWRAILNTLEMRNSRIRESFGSSEILGSGTSLFVQRVEQGFSLRPHIADLRYRSFSKDDPTQITELRLGELSTSIIIEDARTLFDPLRLGRDSSNISLQMAVDTDQGDRSTGSAKYELTPGYIGLPDWLQGAFVGQAGISGTLGSPIISGNISNAPATQFSLLFPHASPLTLDSIKGSLVVDVNHGDPIITLKELAGLSKDSFFQASAPLVFSDKGLVAGFDLSVPSFSYGPLSLTDATAHLEVTPEGEDSLTQFSVKTKDLALQGTSLGPASLKIALHPTKVDINVESTDPKQGRLTWQGSIDIAAPEPVITKGELKLVRFRYPNGKPVESAPLSPIEITSDLSFKGPVDLSKLTINGETTISFPATPHGMALNGKTTLKDGILTVALPNSAYKGSATLKVDLVGGTGGKLAVNLPGVALSHLIDGADCGAVNAALDYSFPLTQPLGGRGSLNIAELKIGCAPYVLELPKDSLLPIVGGSLAFKDISLSGSTSALNIAGTLGFVNGFDLAVNGDLYLSALLPLLPSIDNLQGLVKTKLTAKGPINQPSFAGIAELSKGEFGLQSPDLEAHNVSGIFNLEGDRVRLQDLRGVVNTGTFELGGTLLLAEFERSTLTAHMQEVTIEPINDTSITFSGDLALGSGKDKRQILSGDIAIDFAEIKKDFNMNQILMNAISGYFLPRRIQPQVGKKPVDIDLDVQIHAPRNIFVITPFFSAELNTQIHASQSVSEPALTGSMQILSGWVGLKGNRFEITSGSLAFRPGALTPTISIASEGSLRTPSGDNILVILEANGPLTAPRIVLSSDRGLSQSDLLLLITSSRSLTGRTMANRLGDQFGDDQRFFLSTSSFSSIGSFFSNLSKIDVLSFEPAYNPFTGSIEPAVVAKKKIAPRFALVGESLLGTVSSSRAGAVYNLTPTLNVSSFLQTVSTQKNTIFSADLTHTILSEQSTFITFTVEGLNEFNEESILAAARLGAGSRVRNDAASLTSIQRDIVQYMHNQGFRNATANITCTDSDTYCHQLLVLVDEGAQFTISSISTDGDALSPEISKRIHSVAKQGDTATSLIANRLEGELVLALRNEGYIAARISPSYRNVPDTTTAELTISADIREPISFVFKGNSLFSANDFLDSIDLFSRKRPFGNNTIKLLVQNIEHMYQERGYLFVQVTYKEDRSNPARLSYEITIAEESPTKVGRLTIQGNEHLSLDRIEQVMEELGFAEQRNLLKPEYAIPDQLDALRDVLITVFKQEGFTTAQASYQIEPIRGGNSLAIIYTVSEGDSQVIEHITTLGFPPLIQQPITPTTPASFPRINKYIEQIVDTLKNEGFPFPSVVSDTPANNNSIELTVEPGQRSYISSISYEGLTRISIETATSYTSFKIGDPYNFETINQTKRDLLRSSLFSRVEIVATDGTIDSQGESITIRLVERPLQTLEIGTGANSEFGLHLFGEAVDKSLFADGRSLSLRVDTYLDQADINSSGSDNISQGFTSLRYLVPSLADSDYSLTEEARYQRQDLTTQAFDLDRMLFGSYLFRQFSSGISMSAGHSLALDHLVNVEPGAIIGPLDDGFVRLSFLSSVIKFDHRDNPLLPNSGYTMTLEPKLSLEAIGSEANFATILAKTTRIVPLTPLGPRFSLGLGGSAGISQPFGDTTEIPITQRFYLGGRTTVRGFRENSLGPLGSDGAVIGGDTLLAAKTQFQYLLFDSFSTHLFMDLGNVFLRHESFELSDIREGVGGGFQYRSPIGPIGFDVGHPIDRQEGESSVRLHFSVGSVF